A region of alpha proteobacterium U9-1i DNA encodes the following proteins:
- a CDS encoding glycosyltransferase, whose translation MFSRGISRTAAREARFGSVTKSLQEGHMYRVLQVTPELNAGGVERTTIELAEAISRAGGLALVASAGGRLEGDLKAAGGELIRLPMHTKNPIEVALNARRLSHEAKLHRVNLIHARSRMPGWSAYWAARELKLPFVTTYHGIYNARSAPKRWYNSVMAKGDIVIANSEFTRQHVIAEHKIDPARVVAIPRGVDLERFDRSRISVDEITTMRASWGMTADDKRLVLIAPARLTRWKGQLVLIEALAQLQKRKPNALRVILAGDAQGRMTYVQDLNDAIERASLRESVALVGHLGHINVAFAAADFAVFPVIEPEAFGRGAVEAQVMGLPVIASKLGGYTETVVDGETGLLVAHNDASALAAAIERLIEAGAPARAAMGQKGKDRACLLYAKTALQSSTLKVYDRLLGERP comes from the coding sequence TTGTTCTCGCGCGGGATTTCGCGCACCGCGGCGCGCGAAGCAAGGTTTGGGAGTGTCACCAAATCATTGCAAGAAGGTCACATGTATCGGGTTCTGCAAGTGACGCCTGAGCTAAACGCTGGCGGCGTGGAGCGGACCACGATTGAATTGGCGGAAGCGATCAGCCGCGCCGGGGGGCTCGCGTTGGTCGCTAGCGCCGGCGGCCGCCTGGAGGGAGACCTCAAGGCGGCCGGCGGCGAATTGATCCGCCTCCCCATGCACACCAAAAATCCGATCGAAGTGGCGCTCAATGCACGCCGGCTTTCACACGAAGCAAAACTGCATCGCGTGAACCTCATTCACGCGCGTTCGCGCATGCCAGGCTGGAGTGCGTATTGGGCCGCGCGTGAACTGAAGCTGCCCTTCGTGACGACGTATCACGGCATCTACAATGCGCGCTCGGCGCCGAAGCGTTGGTACAATTCGGTGATGGCGAAGGGCGACATCGTTATCGCCAATTCCGAGTTCACGCGTCAGCACGTGATCGCGGAACACAAGATCGACCCGGCGCGTGTCGTTGCGATTCCGCGCGGTGTCGATTTGGAGCGCTTCGATCGCTCCCGCATATCCGTGGACGAAATCACCACCATGCGGGCGTCGTGGGGTATGACCGCCGACGACAAGCGGCTCGTTCTGATCGCGCCGGCGCGGTTGACGCGCTGGAAGGGCCAGCTGGTTCTGATTGAAGCGTTGGCGCAATTACAGAAGCGCAAGCCGAACGCGTTGCGCGTCATCCTCGCCGGCGACGCGCAGGGCCGCATGACGTACGTGCAAGATTTAAACGACGCAATTGAGCGCGCTTCACTGCGTGAAAGCGTGGCGCTGGTTGGGCATCTCGGGCACATCAATGTTGCGTTCGCCGCCGCGGATTTCGCGGTGTTTCCGGTGATCGAACCGGAGGCCTTTGGGCGCGGCGCGGTGGAGGCGCAAGTCATGGGCCTGCCCGTGATAGCGTCCAAACTTGGCGGCTACACCGAAACGGTCGTCGATGGCGAAACCGGCCTGCTGGTCGCGCACAACGATGCATCCGCGTTGGCCGCTGCAATCGAACGGCTCATCGAAGCGGGCGCGCCAGCGCGTGCGGCGATGGGTCAGAAGGGTAAGGACAGAGCCTGCCTTCTTTATGCCAAGACCGCACTCCAGTCCTCCACGCTTAAAGTGTATGATCGACTCCTCGGGGAGAGGCCATGA
- a CDS encoding 2-hydroxymuconic semialdehyde hydrolase codes for MGEIETIRHDGVDIAFERQVGATPTFVWLSGFKSDMAGTKAQRLAEWAEARGQAFVRLDYSGHGKSGGVFEDGTISRWLSDALAVIDAKTWGPLVLVGSSMGGWIALLAARARPERVKGLLLIAPAADFTEKLMRPNLTEEALEAIESEGQWSMPSAYSDDPTIITDAMLEDGRNHLLMDEPYPFAGPIRILQGEEDPDVPASHALALANILRTDDLVIDMVRDGDHRLSRPEDLDRLVQTADRLAEQLAH; via the coding sequence ATGGGCGAGATTGAGACGATCCGGCACGACGGTGTGGATATCGCCTTCGAGCGTCAGGTCGGCGCAACGCCCACCTTCGTCTGGCTCTCAGGCTTCAAATCGGACATGGCCGGCACGAAGGCCCAACGCCTCGCCGAATGGGCCGAGGCGCGTGGGCAAGCCTTCGTGCGTCTCGATTATTCCGGACATGGAAAATCTGGCGGGGTTTTTGAGGACGGCACCATATCGCGCTGGCTTAGCGACGCACTGGCGGTGATCGACGCCAAAACCTGGGGGCCGCTGGTGCTGGTCGGGTCATCGATGGGCGGATGGATTGCGCTATTGGCGGCGCGCGCGCGGCCGGAGCGGGTGAAAGGGCTGTTGTTGATCGCACCCGCCGCGGATTTCACCGAGAAGCTTATGCGCCCCAACCTCACCGAAGAGGCCCTCGAAGCGATTGAAAGCGAAGGGCAATGGTCCATGCCCTCGGCCTATTCCGATGATCCCACCATCATCACCGACGCCATGCTAGAAGACGGGCGCAACCACTTGCTGATGGACGAGCCCTATCCGTTTGCCGGCCCGATCCGAATTCTTCAGGGGGAGGAAGATCCAGACGTGCCCGCCAGTCACGCGCTGGCGCTCGCCAACATCCTCCGCACCGACGACTTGGTGATCGACATGGTCCGCGACGGCGACCACAGGCTCTCGCGTCCTGAGGACCTCGACCGGCTCGTTCAAACCGCTGACAGGCTAGCCGAACAGCTCGCGCACTGA
- a CDS encoding TPR repeat — protein MTIAALLLPFALLQAEAAPDTIMGPARFQQCVAAIDADATAAYEEAMAWAADGNSMYAYRCAAMAMVGQSRYAEGARRFESLATALGSHGDALRAELFSQAGNAWLLDRDPGRARSALTRAITLMQGDRTFMPDLLIDRARAYAQEGDYRHAEEDLSTALDMRANDALALRLRASARMHQNSFDLALADAEAAVAVDPTDVDSLLMRGHAIEARRTGTPIEEQ, from the coding sequence ATGACAATCGCCGCCCTCTTGCTGCCGTTCGCGCTTCTGCAAGCCGAAGCCGCCCCCGACACGATCATGGGGCCGGCTCGCTTCCAGCAATGCGTCGCCGCCATCGATGCCGACGCCACCGCCGCCTACGAGGAAGCGATGGCGTGGGCCGCGGACGGAAACTCCATGTACGCCTATCGTTGCGCCGCCATGGCGATGGTGGGCCAGAGCCGCTACGCCGAAGGCGCGCGCCGGTTTGAATCGCTGGCCACCGCGCTTGGCTCGCACGGCGATGCGCTGCGCGCTGAGCTATTCTCTCAAGCTGGCAACGCCTGGCTTTTGGACCGCGATCCAGGCCGCGCCCGCAGCGCCCTCACCCGCGCCATCACCCTGATGCAAGGCGACCGCACCTTCATGCCGGACCTGCTGATCGACCGCGCCCGCGCCTACGCGCAAGAAGGCGATTATCGCCACGCAGAGGAAGATCTCTCCACCGCGCTCGACATGCGCGCCAATGATGCATTGGCGCTGCGCTTGCGCGCTTCCGCACGCATGCACCAGAACTCCTTCGACCTCGCCCTGGCGGACGCTGAAGCCGCCGTCGCCGTTGATCCCACCGACGTCGACTCGCTTTTGATGCGCGGCCACGCGATCGAGGCGCGTCGCACCGGAACGCCAATCGAGGAACAATAA
- a CDS encoding rhodanese-related thiosulfate sulfurtransferase, with product MWRNVLAALALIGVATVPLATAQGKAEPRNAQIDYAGFTSLADEVDYYRQQRLISLPIFQRMAREPNTVILDARSANAYAMGHIEGAINLPFTDFTDQSLRAALADPNTRILIYCNNNFENNRAPVVLKRVELALNIQTFINLYGYGYRNVYELADVVNFNDPAVRWVSSAG from the coding sequence ATGTGGCGTAATGTGTTGGCGGCGCTCGCGCTTATTGGGGTCGCAACGGTTCCTTTGGCGACGGCGCAAGGCAAGGCGGAGCCACGCAACGCGCAGATCGATTATGCTGGCTTCACCAGCTTGGCTGACGAAGTCGATTATTATCGCCAGCAGCGTCTGATTTCTCTGCCGATCTTTCAGCGCATGGCGCGCGAGCCGAACACAGTCATTCTCGATGCTCGCTCTGCGAACGCATACGCGATGGGCCACATCGAGGGCGCGATCAATCTGCCGTTCACGGACTTCACGGATCAGAGCTTGCGCGCCGCACTTGCCGATCCGAACACGCGCATCCTGATTTATTGCAACAATAATTTTGAGAACAACCGCGCCCCAGTCGTGCTGAAGCGAGTCGAGCTGGCGCTGAACATCCAGACGTTCATCAACCTCTACGGTTATGGCTATCGCAACGTCTATGAGCTCGCGGATGTCGTGAACTTCAACGATCCCGCGGTGCGCTGGGTATCGAGCGCCGGATGA
- a CDS encoding monofunctional biosynthetic peptidoglycan transglycosylase, which produces MRPDDDPNEPPPEEPPRFDDAAPVPDVRDEDRDDLFGEPEIAWPGEDRANRRKARDARANLDLDLGRIKRRKRYGIVMTLFSVGFVAFVLAPVTWAAIYRVIDPPGTLLMMQRAAEGETIRHRPVPISRMSPHIVRAVIAAEDSNFCTHDGFDVEAIQDAVRSNARGGRVRGASTVSQQTAKNLFLWPERSWLRKGFETYFTALIEFMWPKRRIMEAYLNAAEWGDGVFGVEAAAQARFGVSAEELTPLQAARLAAVLPSPNRYRADSPGPFVRRQSARIVERARVVRNERMAACVLLIDRPQTQ; this is translated from the coding sequence ATGAGGCCGGACGACGATCCAAACGAACCGCCGCCGGAAGAGCCGCCGCGCTTTGATGACGCGGCCCCGGTTCCGGACGTGCGTGACGAAGATCGCGACGATCTGTTCGGCGAGCCGGAGATCGCCTGGCCGGGCGAGGATCGCGCCAATCGCCGCAAAGCGCGCGACGCACGCGCCAATCTCGATCTCGACCTTGGGCGCATCAAGCGGCGCAAGCGCTATGGCATCGTGATGACGTTGTTCAGCGTCGGGTTTGTGGCGTTCGTGCTCGCGCCGGTGACGTGGGCGGCGATCTATCGTGTGATCGATCCGCCGGGTACGCTTTTGATGATGCAACGCGCGGCCGAGGGCGAGACGATCCGCCATCGCCCAGTGCCGATCTCGCGCATGTCGCCGCATATCGTGCGCGCTGTGATCGCGGCTGAGGATTCCAATTTCTGCACGCATGACGGTTTTGACGTCGAAGCAATTCAAGATGCGGTGCGATCGAATGCGCGCGGCGGCCGTGTGCGCGGCGCTTCAACGGTGAGCCAGCAGACGGCGAAGAACTTGTTCCTATGGCCGGAGCGCTCCTGGCTGCGTAAGGGCTTCGAGACCTACTTCACGGCGCTGATCGAGTTCATGTGGCCGAAGCGGCGGATCATGGAGGCGTATCTCAACGCCGCCGAGTGGGGCGATGGCGTCTTCGGCGTCGAGGCTGCGGCACAGGCCCGGTTTGGCGTGTCGGCCGAGGAATTGACGCCGCTGCAAGCCGCGCGCTTGGCGGCGGTTTTGCCGTCGCCGAACCGCTACCGCGCCGACAGCCCTGGCCCGTTCGTCCGCCGGCAATCGGCGCGGATCGTTGAGCGCGCCCGCGTCGTCCGCAACGAGCGGATGGCCGCCTGCGTGCTGCTGATCGACCGGCCGCAGACGCAATAG
- a CDS encoding epoxyqueuosine (oQ) reductase QueG: MRDRLIAQARVLGFDAIGVADARAEWPADAWLKEFLREGRQGDMDWLGSERRAHPNALWPEAKSAILVGQSYAPEDDALALLGETQSGLVSAYAARRDYHDVVKGKLKQLAQWLARESGQDVKVFVDTAPLMEKPLAARAGLGWQGKHTNLVSREHGSWLFLGAILSAAEIETDTPHEDHCGSCRACLDICPTNAFPAPYKLDARRCLAYLTIEHKGQIAREFREPLGNRVFGCDDCLAACPWNKFAQTSREQRLAMKQELRLAPLSELAALDDAQFRLRFAGTPVKRTGRDRFVRNVVCAIGNSGDAALAPAAEALLDDASPLVRGMAVWALSRLLDGPAFERLKSARASQERDVSVREEWGP; encoded by the coding sequence GTGCGTGATCGTCTGATCGCGCAGGCGCGTGTTCTTGGGTTCGATGCTATTGGCGTCGCGGACGCGCGCGCGGAATGGCCCGCCGACGCGTGGCTAAAGGAGTTCCTGCGCGAGGGCCGGCAGGGCGATATGGATTGGCTGGGTTCGGAGCGCCGCGCTCATCCCAATGCGCTTTGGCCTGAAGCAAAAAGCGCCATCCTTGTTGGTCAAAGTTACGCGCCTGAAGACGACGCGCTCGCGCTGCTCGGCGAAACGCAAAGCGGATTGGTGTCCGCGTACGCCGCGCGGCGCGATTATCACGATGTCGTCAAAGGCAAGCTGAAGCAGTTGGCGCAATGGCTGGCGCGTGAGAGCGGGCAAGACGTGAAGGTGTTCGTCGACACCGCGCCATTGATGGAAAAGCCGCTTGCGGCGCGCGCTGGGCTCGGCTGGCAGGGTAAACACACCAACCTCGTGTCGCGCGAGCATGGGTCGTGGTTGTTTCTGGGCGCGATTCTGAGCGCTGCCGAAATCGAAACGGATACGCCGCATGAAGATCATTGCGGCTCATGCCGCGCGTGTTTGGACATATGCCCGACCAACGCATTCCCGGCGCCTTACAAGCTCGATGCGCGGCGGTGCCTCGCCTACCTAACGATCGAGCATAAGGGCCAAATCGCGCGCGAGTTCCGCGAGCCGCTCGGCAATCGTGTGTTCGGGTGCGACGATTGTCTGGCGGCATGTCCGTGGAACAAGTTCGCGCAGACGTCGCGAGAACAGCGCCTTGCGATGAAGCAGGAGCTTCGGCTGGCGCCGCTCAGCGAGCTGGCCGCTTTAGACGACGCCCAGTTCCGGCTCCGTTTCGCCGGAACGCCGGTAAAACGCACTGGGCGCGACCGCTTCGTGCGAAATGTTGTGTGCGCCATCGGCAATTCCGGCGACGCCGCGCTTGCGCCGGCCGCCGAAGCGTTGTTGGACGATGCCTCGCCATTGGTGCGCGGTATGGCGGTATGGGCGCTCAGCCGGTTGCTTGACGGACCCGCCTTCGAGCGCCTCAAATCGGCGCGCGCGAGCCAAGAGCGGGACGTGAGCGTGCGGGAGGAATGGGGGCCATGA
- a CDS encoding cobalt-zinc-cadmium resistance protein, protein MTSRAAMLSVGVALLLIGFKAWAWFTSSSVAMLASLADSTLDLAASLFTLFAVRYAAAPPDREHRFGHGKAEAFAGLMQGALVVVSAALIAIEAVRRLIDPSPISHGLEGLAVMGLSIALTAGLITAQTQTIAKTGSVATRGDRLHYASDLAANVVVMAGIAAGAFLGWPSADAVAGLLVAGWLAFGALKIARDAADHLLDRELPDADRARIRALAEADPRITKVHELRTRASGPYIHVQFHAELDPYLALIEAHAIVVDAENRIRAEFPTADVIIHPDPKDKAEPHGHQDFEPRTQGA, encoded by the coding sequence TTGACCTCGCGCGCGGCGATGCTGTCGGTCGGTGTCGCGTTGCTGCTGATCGGCTTCAAGGCTTGGGCGTGGTTCACCAGCAGTTCGGTGGCGATGCTGGCGTCGCTGGCGGATTCGACTTTGGATTTGGCGGCGTCGCTGTTCACGCTCTTCGCGGTGCGATACGCGGCCGCGCCGCCCGACCGCGAGCATCGCTTTGGCCACGGTAAGGCCGAGGCGTTTGCAGGGTTGATGCAAGGCGCGTTGGTGGTGGTTTCGGCGGCTTTGATCGCGATCGAGGCGGTGCGCCGGCTGATCGATCCTTCGCCGATTTCGCACGGCTTGGAGGGCTTGGCGGTGATGGGTCTGTCGATTGCGCTCACGGCCGGTTTGATCACGGCGCAAACGCAAACCATCGCCAAAACAGGTTCGGTGGCGACGCGCGGCGACCGTTTGCACTACGCCAGCGATCTTGCGGCGAACGTCGTGGTTATGGCTGGTATCGCTGCCGGTGCGTTCTTGGGATGGCCGTCGGCCGACGCGGTGGCCGGTCTGCTGGTGGCCGGGTGGCTCGCCTTTGGCGCGCTCAAAATCGCGCGCGATGCGGCAGACCATTTGCTCGACCGCGAACTGCCGGACGCCGACCGCGCGCGCATCCGCGCGCTGGCCGAGGCCGATCCGCGCATCACCAAGGTGCACGAGTTGCGGACGCGCGCGAGTGGACCCTACATTCACGTGCAGTTTCACGCCGAGCTTGATCCATATCTGGCGTTGATCGAGGCGCACGCGATCGTCGTGGACGCGGAAAATCGCATCCGCGCGGAATTTCCGACCGCGGACGTGATCATCCACCCCGATCCGAAGGACAAGGCCGAACCGCACGGCCACCAGGATTTCGAACCGCGGACGCAAGGTGCGTGA